In a genomic window of Helianthus annuus cultivar XRQ/B chromosome 10, HanXRQr2.0-SUNRISE, whole genome shotgun sequence:
- the LOC110881328 gene encoding ATP-dependent DNA helicase pif1-like, with translation MRLTVGRPTFEVKEINNFAKWLLDVGEGNVGGSNDGEAIIEIPHELLIDSTSDPISSLIDFVYPSILENYNDRNYFSTRAILAPKNEVHEINDRLLALFPGEEKEYLSSDSLCPTKDGNADQQKIYSPDVLNGLKVSGLPNHRLVLKVGVPVMLLRNIDQRNGLCNGTRLKVTKLYSRVIEAEIISGGNIGSQTFIPRMNLVPSDKKISFAFQRRQFPITVCFAMTINKSQGQSISKVGLYLRQLVFTHGQLYVALSRVTRRDGIKLLILDNEGRPANKTMNVVYKEIFNGL, from the coding sequence ATGAGGTTAACCGTTGGAAGACCTACATTTGAAGTTAAAGAGATCAATAATTTTGCAAAATGGTTGTTGGACGTTGGTGAGGGAAATGTTGGTGGTTCCAATGATGGAGAAGCAATAATTGAAATACCACATGAGCTTTTAATTGACAGCACATCTGACCCAATTTCTAGCCTGATTGATTTTGTCTATCCGTCAATCTTGGAAAACTACAATGATCGTAATTACTTTAGTACTAGAGCTATACTTGCGCCTAAGAATGAGGTTCATGAGATTAATGACAGATTGTTGGCACTGTTCCCAGGTGAAGAAAAAGAGTATCTTAGTTCTGACAGTCTATGCCCTACTAAAGATGGCAATGCTGATCAGCAAAAAATATACTCACCCGACGTGCTGAACGGTCTTAAAGTATCTGGATTACCAAATCATAGGTTAGTGCTTAAAGTTGGTGTTCCAGTAATGTTGTTACGAAATATTGACCAACGAAATGGTTTGTGTAACGGTACAAGGTTAAAGGTTACAAAACTTTACAGCCGTGTAATTGAAGCTGAGATAATTTCTGGTGGAAATATTGGTTCTCAGACATTCATACCTAGAATGAATTTGGTACCTTCAGACAAAAAgatttcttttgcatttcaaaGGAGGCAATTTCCAATAACGGTATGTTTTGCAATGACGATCAACAAAAGCCAGGGCCAGTCGATATCTAAGGTTGGTTTGTACTTAAGACAACTAGTTTTCACACATGGTCAATTGTACGTAGCTTTATCCAGGGTTACAAGACGAGATGGAATCAAGTTACTAATACTTGACAATGAAGGCAGACCTGCAAATAAAACAATGAATGTTGTATATAAAGAGATATTCAATGGCTTGTGA
- the LOC118482677 gene encoding uncharacterized protein LOC118482677, which yields MPKRPKTDSVYNDIDKENTQDVVLPIVTQDEASHRRKLRKLYLNNKRSNGGTISSSLNIVSTNINSTSTPCVTQHRPVSPDVTRTLQNKDRDNMRLPRSILDKRRSTTIGVTSDNIVNVISCHNFESTPDVANNVTPSPSSMVTSNISYTTSNLTTRANGFRINISTGITSTTRTSSLNCNLPRLSSGKRKLVCKPRISSPIPMIDLTTEETVERDPYKGVSTDYLDHGDQVITCEVCYANLWDAEKGNGRKEGGKICHMLCCGYAKVVLPDYKSATPYYKCLFMSNDNENMHFLKNIRRYNSMFAFTSMGGKVDHTVNTGNAPFCYRINGENYHAIGSLVPENGGKPKFCNQSLDDASSSTSSDETDNKLIQQIKAMLDANNVLVKIYRMVRDCFQENPNTTLKLRLIGKREQDGQTYNLPTSSEVAALIVGDIDNALENRDIVVETQMGSLKRISELHPSYLALQYPILFPYGDHSYRIDIPHRGVIDVTNKKRPNCTMREFFVYRVQDHSNQFSLILNSRRSDTYESIRKLRSNGQQDLSKVGKRIFLPSSFTGGSRYMMQNYLDAMAICKWYGYPDFFITITYNPKWPKVQRFLKDTNLNPEDRPDILSRMFKIKLDTICKDLKDCHLFGKAAAVVYTIEFQKRGLPHARMCLFMENDYKLPTVDHVDQFISAEIPDINEDPELYTLVKDHMIHGPCGNARMSSPCMVDRKCSKGFPKKFQDQSTLDSNGFPLYRRRDDGAFVLKNRIELDNRSVIPYNKKILKRYQAHINVEWCNQAASIKYLFKYINKGPDRATIAVVPSNNENEQAENDEIKEYYDFSTLYVWKLNQRIWVLRIKGKTIGRIHSVSPSTGEAYYLRILLNKVKGPTSFDDIKTVNGQVYNSFRDACYALGLLDDDSEYIEAIKEANISGSAGYIRNLFATMLLSSTLSRPEVVWESTWKYMTDDFLYRFSKHHRVSDTSSLDNFRCRLINEELAHDRTDLQNVYKGQVNLLTDEQRSVYEQIMNAVDGNNGGVFFVYGYGGTGEIVLNVASSGIASLLLDGGRMAHSRFHIPLNLNEDSVCHIKPDDDVAKLLQQTKLIIWDEAPMVHKHAFEALDRTMHDIFNISNSCRSDVLFGGKVIVFGGDFRQILSVVPNGDDKKL from the exons ATGCCTAAACGACCAAAGACTGACTCCGTATACAATGACATTGATAAAGAAAACACTCAGGATG TTGTCCTTCCAATTGTTACTCAAGACGAGGCTTCTCATAGAAGGAAATTAAGGAAATTATACTTGAATAATAAGAGATCAAATGGAGGAACTATATCGTCATCCCTCAATATTGTATCCACCAATATTAATTCCACTTCCACTCCGTGTGTTACACAACATCGTCCAGTTTCACCTGATG TGACTCGAACTCTACAAAACAAGGATAGAGATAACATGCGATTACCTAGATCTATTCTTGACAAAAGAAGATCTACTACCATAGGTGTTACATCGGATAACATAGTCAATGTTATTAGTTGTCACAATTTTGAATCCACTCCTGATGTGGCTAATAATGTTACTCCAAGTCCCTCAAGTATGGTAACAA GTAACATTAGTTATACTACGAGCAATCTTACAACGAGAGCAAATGGTTTTAGAATAAATATTTCAACTGGCATCACATCAACCACCCGCACATCATCTTTGAATTGTAATTTGCCAAGGCTATCATCTGGGAAACGTAAGTTGGTATGCAAACCGCGTATTTCATCTCCTATACCAATGATCGACTTGACCACAGAGGAAACCGTAGAACGAGATCCTTATAAAGGTGTTTCTACAG ATTATTTGGATCATGGTGATCAAGTTATTACTTGTGAAGTTTGTTATGCAAACTTATGGGATGCAGAGAAAGGAAACGGAAGAAAAGAGGGTGGCAAAATATGTCATATGTTATGTTGTGGTTATGCCAAAGTTGTGTTACCTGATTACAAATCTGCGACACCTTATTATAAATGTCTATTCATGTCCAATGATAACGAAAACATGCACTTTTTGAAGAACATTCGACGTTACAATTCTATGTTTGCGTTTACGTCAATGGGTGGTAAGGTTGACCACACCGTTAATACTGGTAATGCTCCTTTTTGCTACAGAATTAATGGTGAAAATTATCATGCTATTGGTAGTCTTGTGCCAGAAAACGGAGGGAAACCTAAATTTT GCAATCA GTCTTTAGACGATGCTTCCTCATCAACTTCTTCAGACGAAACTGATAATAAGTTGATACAACAAATCAAAGCAATGTTGGATGCCAACAATGTGCTTGTGAAAATTTATAGGATGGTTAGAGATTGCTTCCAAGAGAATCCTAATACTACTTTGAAGCTTCGCCTTATTGGGAAAAGAGAACAAGATGGTCAGACTTATAACTTACCTACTTCCTCCGAGGTTGCCGCTCTTATTGTTGGAGATATTGATAACGCTCTTGAGAATAGAGATATCGTTGTCGAGACACAAATGGGGTCATTAAAAAGAATAAGTGAGTTGCATCCTTCCTATCTTGCACTTCAGTATCCTATTTTGTTCCCATATGGAGACCACAGTTACAGAATTGACATACCTCATAGGGGTGTCATTGATGTTACTAACAAAAAACGTCCGAATTGTACAATGAGAGAGTTCTTTGTGTATCGTGTACAAGATCATAGTAACCAGTTTTCATTGATTCTAAATTCTCGACG GTCTGATACATACGAGAGTATCCGCAAACTAAGATCTAACGGCCAACAAGATTTATCTAAGGTTGGAAAACGTATTTTCCTTCCATCTTCGTTTACAGGCGGGTCACgatatatgatgcaaaactaTCTAGACGCTATGGCTATTTGTAAATGGTATGGTTATCCCGACTTTTTTATAACCATTACCTACAATCCCAAGTGGCCGAAGGTTCAAAGGTTTCTTAAGGACACAAATCTTAATCCGGAGGATAGGCCTGATATTCTATCGCGAATGTTTAAAATAAAGCTGGATACAATTTGCAAAGATTTGAAAGACTGTCATTTGTTTGGAAAAGCTGCAGCTG TTGTTTACACTATTGAGTTTCAGAAGCGAGGATTGCCTCATGCGCGTATGTGCTTATTCATGGAAAATGATTATAAACTTCCAACTGTAGACCATGTTGATCAGTTTATTTCTGCAGAAATCCCTGACATAAACGAAGACCCGGAACTCTATACGCTTGTGAAAGATCATATGATTCACGGTCCATGTGGTAATGCTAGAATGAGCTCTCCATGTATGGTTGATAGAAAATGttcaaaaggttttcccaagaaaTTTCAAGATCAGTCAACCTTGGATTCTAACGGATTTCCCTTATACAGAAGAAGAGATGATGGTGCTTTCGTTTTAAAAAATAGAATTGAGTTAGACAACAGAAGTGTTATACCTTACaataaaaaaattttgaaaagataTCAGGCGCATATAAACGTTGAATGGTGCAACCAAGCGGCGTCAATAAAGTATTTGTTCAAGTATATTAATAAAGGCCCTGATAGAGCAACAATTGCTGTGGTTCCAAGCAATAATGAAAATGAGCAAGCAGAAAATGATGAAATTAAAGAGTATTATGATT TTTCCACGTTGTATGTGTGGAAGCTTAACCAGCGTATATGGGTTCTGAGAATAAAAGGAAAAACAATTGGTAGAATTCATTCCGTTTCTCCGTCTACCGGTGAAGCGTACTATTTAAGAattcttcttaacaaagttaaaggACCAACATCGTTTGATGATATTAAAACAGTTAATGGTCAAGTGTACAATTCTTTTAGAGATGCTTGCTATGCGCTTGGTTTGTTGGATGACGACTCAGAGTACATTGAGGCCATCAAAGAAGCAAATATATCAGGTAGCGCAGGTTATATTCGCAATTTATTCGCCACCATGTTGCTGTCAAGCACTTTATCTAGACCTGAAGTAGTCTGGGAAAGCACATGGAAGTATATGACAGATGATTTTCTTTACAGATTCTCAAAGCATCATCGTGTTTCAg ATACTTCATCTTTAGATAACTTTCGTTGCCGATTGATTAACGAAGAGCTTGCACACGACAGAACAGATTTACAAAATGTTTATAAAGGTCAGGTGAATTTGTTAACGGATGAACAACGTTCAGTATATGAACAAATTATGAACGCAGTTGATGGAAACAATGGAGGAGTATTTTTTGTTTACGGTTATGGCGGAACTG GTGAGATCGTATTAAACGTTGCATCTAGCGGAATTGCATCATTGTTGTTGGATGGAGGAAGAATGGCGCATTCTAGGTTTCATATACCTTTGAATCTTAATGAGGATTCCGTTTGTCACATTAAACCTGACGATGATGTAGCTAAATTACTACAACAGACCAAACTCATTATATGGGATGAAGCTCCTATGGTTCATAAACATGCATTTGAGGCTTTGGATAGAACTATGCATGACATTTTCAATATCTCTAATTCATGCAGATCTGATGTTCTGTTTGGAGGTAAGGttattgtttttggtggtgattttAGGCAAATATTATCTGTTGTTCCAAACGGGGATGACAAGAAATTGTGA